The nucleotide sequence AATTTGAGTTATAAAGGTTTATCAGAGCAAGAGTAAAGGGCTTTATCGGCTGCTGATGGGAAGTgaaaaatgaataagtgaatacCCCCCACGTCCCCCAGTCCAATCATAATCTGCACCAGGATTCATTCTCTATCACCACGTCAGAAAGCGTCTCTCTCTAACATCCTACTCTGATACATGCTGCAGTGGCTATTATACATTGAATGGTAGAAATTAATGAGCCATCACTGCCCATTCTGTATTTAATGTCTAGTTCTGCCCACCAAGAGGCCTTAAAGgtgaatctaaaaataaaaatgttgaaaaattgGTGACATTTTATTTCTGTGCTAGAAAACTGTGCTAGTTTTACACAAACCGCTGGAGCCCATACAGAGCGTAGGGGagacaacaaatatttaacagttattttcattttttaatgtcaGGTTTTGGCCTAAAACTGCTGTGCCGAGAACATAATTTGTAATGGAAAATGTGTTGATGTGGAAAAATGCAAAACAGAAGCATTTTAATCAGTAGGCTCTGACTTTTGGACCTCACCGGGTGTAATGGTTGGGAAAGTTTCACTGTTGAAAATGATTGGCAGATTCTTTTGTTATTGCTTTTGCTCAAGCATGAAATGCCCATTTAGTTGATGCAGGACTGGATCAATTTGTTTGTAAAGACCAACcatagaaatcattatttaaatgaaGTTCTGTACTATCATGTTTTGAAATGCTgtcattagggctgtgcaattaatctaaATCGGATCGCAAACGCAATTTGATAcgtgattagctaatcgcaagaggctgatAATTAATAAACACGTATGAaaccttaaaagtcatgtcttgtcttcagtttcgggctcaggctcGCTTTGctctcacactacaagcgtaccatgccaaagcccaagtgaaccgcactctgtcacacctcttccaacagggcaagggccggccaagtgaaccgtgcctgaacctgattcagagcactcacacttctcaaacaatctgggaaacaggcctgggcatgtgtcagatagcatagtgtgagtacgccctaaaaaGTACTGCCAGTGACACTTAATCTAGTAGAAAGCAACAGCAAAGTAGTTGTTTGCTAATATAAGTTAATATCTTGTAAGTACctttttttaaactaacactcactgcattttagaagtaagaagctacaatacagattattgagctgaatcttgactacaaaattaaattgcaaatcaaattgaaatcccgttatctgtcaaaaaaaaaaaaaatcgcagttaagatattttccccaaatcgcacagccctcaCTGTCATCATGTTTGACAGGTCTGCAAAAGTTTTTACTTTAGAGCTGTTTCTGTCTCGCTCACCCAACCAACAGAATATGAGTGTGTACTCAGGTCTGGCTGACAACGTTAGAGGCATGTGtctattaaacaattttattacaCAGTGAAATATTAACAGTGGTCATGCTTCACAGTACATGGTTTAATTCAAGTCCTTGATGAACACCAAAATGAACAAGAGTAACAATATTAATCGTTGCTCTTTTAAGAAGGCACTTAATTAAAAAACGGCTCCCACCTCTCAACCTTATCACCATTATGTCTGGGAGTCTCGCACCACAGTAGGCTGCTCGTGTTTGGCTTTACAAATCATCAGTTGTACAAACTACAAAGTGTGCTAATACGATGAGTTATCTCCGCTAATCTTGCCAAAAGCACTGAGACTCCAGGGATAGTTAAGAGCCCACAAAttccagttgctggcagcttctGACCTCTAGAGCTCGTGGGAAATGTAAGCCGGTCCCAGTGAGGTCTCTGTGGGATCCAGGCTGACGTGAGAGAGTGAGTGGCTGTGTCCGTGAGTGCGTGAAAGAGTATGGTAGCGTGTGGAGGACGCCACTGGAGATGTGCACCCTTGCTCTTGTTCTGTGGCTTGTTCTGAGGCCACATCTCGAGTCTGGTTTCCCAATCCTGTGGTTGCACCTGCTCCCGCCAACCCTCTGCTGCCCTTTTTGTGCCTCTCCCAGGCAGAGCTCAGCTTTACCGCAAGAGCCAGCAAGTTTTTCCCTAGAAACACTGTGGACACCCGAGGGTCCCTGTACCACAGCATCCCAACCCCTCTGGGCACGAGTGTGAACACATTAATAGTCACCAGGCTGAGCCATGGATAAATGGCCTCCTTCCGAGCCGCCGGCAGTGCAGCAGCACCGAGCTCTGTGAGCGACACGCAAGGCAGCAAGAGCAGCAGTACATAACAGTAAAAGAAGACTATACCTTCCACCCAAAGAGGAACCCCTACACTGCCCTGCACCTCCCACAGGCCGGCCTGCAGATCCAGCACATCAAGCAAGTCAACCACCACCCACAGAAGCCGACTGCGCACCTCCTGCTTCCTACGGAGGGGTGTCATGTAATCGGCTCCTGTCAGGATGAGGAACAATGAGGGCAGGCACACTGAAAGTAGAAGAGTCAGCGTCTTGCGGGCAAGAGGATCCGGCGGTCGTCTCTCCTGTCTGTAGTTCTGACACACAAAAAACAGCTTCAGCTGCAGCAGCGAGAGGAAAAGGAACCAGAGAGCGTTGGCAAAGCCCCGGCGGGGAGAGCGAGCCTCTGAAACCACACCGGCGGAAACGAAGCGAAGCGCCAAGAGGAAACACAGGTCGCCCAGTGCGACGGCTACACACGGCCATACTGGAGGTCGGGCTCCGCCTCGAGGTCCCAGCATGCTCTGCTCCAGCAGGTAGAGGTCGACCACAGCCATCGTGCTCACTGTCACCAGAGTAGACACGCACACCTGGGGCGAAGGCAACATGCTTGAGGTAAAAGGAGAAACAAGGACATGGTCAGACTCATTAAGGACAGAAAATAGGATGGCTTTAGAGGTTATATCTTGATAAGGACATGGCATCATTATGTGCTATTACAAGACTGCAATGTACCGAGAATAGTCTGGTTTTAGAGCAAATTAGCCATCAAAGTGCACGTTCATAATGCTGTTTATGGCCTTGCAGAACAGACCATTTTAAGGACTGAGCAAATTGTATGTTTTTCTGTAGCATTCGGATCAACAATAGGCTATTAATAGGCTTTCTTTGAAAGATCTTCATTGTTCAGCAACGTTTTACTAGGAGCGATTTTCTATTTCCACCCTAATATCAAAGGTAGTTACTGAATGTCTGCACTGAAGGTCTTGACAAATGTTGTTTGCAGTCCTGTGCGATTTTTACGATTCATGGCATTTCAAAGGCTTGTTCGTTTGCAAAGCCAATGACATTGACAGGATTAgttaaataaggtttgtggcaGTACTGAGCATAAGCATTTTCCTGTTTTAGACACAGTCTTAGGGTGGTCAGGggctttttttttccatctctaTCAGTATATCTTTTAACTTccagtttaaaacattttcccaATTGAGGCTTCTAATATGACAGAATATGTCACAATCTATTGCTATGTTTATAAATATGATTTCATAACTCATAAAAATTTCTGTTCCTTTATCcttgcaaatgtaaaaaaaaaaattctgcgtAGTACCTAGCATTCATGTCAGTTCATGTTCCCTTATTAATTAGTTATATCAAAGGGAATGTAGGCTCCCTTTCAAAGTCACTTTTCCTCATGGTTTCCCGTAAGTGTGGGTTTGTTACATATTACAGCATTTAATTGTTTTTGGAAGCAGGGCTGGATCAGATAAGATTCTCTGGCTTGTTTTGCGGAGGGAAGCTTTGGGCCACCTGAAAAATGGTGATGCTCAATCTTAATACTGTCTGAGAGGTGTTGTCATAACACTGCATACTGATGTTGATTTTATTCATGTTTCCCCCGGCCATATTTCAGTGGTGGACAGTATAAAACGGCGGTATTGATTAATGTAGAGAAATGATTGCAGGCTTTATGATGAAATCGAAAGCAGGCCATCTCCAATAGATGAACCCATTGGATGGTACACAATGTAGCTTCTTCTGAGCATTTGTGCACAACATGAGTGTCAACACCTCTGTAAGATGACTTATTACATATGGTAATCATTACTGTTGAATAAAGTGTGAATGGGTTGTCAAATTTATTTGGAAAATAATGTGAAtaattttttaaagggcacctgttttacctctttttcaagatttaagataagcctTTTGTGTTTCTAGAATatatctgtaaagttttagctcaaaacacccatcagattatttcttatacctttcagaatattggaattttctgctttgaacacattgtagctgtttttgttgcctgtgctttCAATGCTAGTTCTCTGCGCCCACctttcccacatgcctgtcagataaacagcacagtgacagacataaaggacTACTGTAAGAACTTTccaaatgattatttgatgtatttgttgtgaagttaattcaagcctttctgccacgatgagtcacacacaatgacgTTACAACGTTCACAAACACAGTGTGCCTGTTTAACGTTACTAtccacgttaatatccactgctgtatggatttccgttatgttaatgtagaaaataaacctgatttacggattccacaaaccgggattgaagtgtCCTCCTTTATttttgtactgacatgcggctgtgctgatAAAAACGATAAAATCGAcgatgtaattcattacaaacatgcactgttttaaaaacgttttaaacttgtaaaactcattcttgatcacatttgatgatgattgatgatcacagcaagctgaacatatcttttaatcccagttgctttgcgcacgtcctgtcttgttgatatgattatacgcgttaatacagagacatgttaatacactgCTGTCACTCAAATTGTTCTCCTACGTCATGTTGAGATGGGCCTTAATATGGGAgggatttagatcctattttaaaaagagacttattgactttatatcaccccaatatgggGTATATtggacagttctgtccaaacagcttcaaaaagatgatttttatcataggtgacttttaaaagatttaaaaaaaactacactcTTGAAATTAAGTTTTTTTGGCATCAGTGGTTGCAGGAAAAACCATTAACATTCAAGGATCTCTTTTCATTCCACAAAAGGTTGGGTACAGTGgaacaaaagttttattttaagaacTATTCAGTGAAAAGATTATTTGGAAATCGAAAAATGCATCTACTATTAGATCACTGCAAAAACATCCTTATGGAACCTTTTAACAATGTTCAAAGAGTGTTACCAAAATCTTTAGAATAGTTTGGGAGTGAGGAAATGAGATGTAGTTTTCATATTTGGCTGAAAAGTCCGACTGCAACTCTTGCTGCTCCTAAAGATCCATTAGGTACACGTAGATGCATAAGGGGAAAGTGTTGAAGAGTGAGGTGAAATGGAAATTGAATGGggtgagagagaggagagagcaaGTTTGTGATTCATTCCCTTGGCTTTTTACAGACCTAATAAAGTGTTACAGCATGATGGTAATAGTTCATAAATAAGCT is from Danio rerio strain Tuebingen ecotype United States chromosome 14, GRCz12tu, whole genome shotgun sequence and encodes:
- the tmem265 gene encoding transmembrane protein 121 isoform X2, with amino-acid sequence MMPCPYQDITSKAILFSVLNESDHVLVSPFTSSMLPSPQVCVSTLVTVSTMAVVDLYLLEQSMLGPRGGARPPVWPCVAVALGDLCFLLALRFVSAGVVSEARSPRRGFANALWFLFLSLLQLKLFFVCQNYRQERRPPDPLARKTLTLLLSVCLPSLFLILTGADYMTPLRRKQEVRSRLLWVVVDLLDVLDLQAGLWEVQGSVGVPLWVEGIVFFYCYVLLLLLPCVSLTELGAAALPAARKEAIYPWLSLVTINVFTLVPRGVGMLWYRDPRVSTVFLGKNLLALAVKLSSAWERHKKGSRGLAGAGATTGLGNQTRDVASEQATEQEQGCTSPVASSTRYHTLSRTHGHSHSLSHVSLDPTETSLGPAYISHEL
- the tmem265 gene encoding transmembrane protein 121 isoform X1, producing MLPSPQVCVSTLVTVSTMAVVDLYLLEQSMLGPRGGARPPVWPCVAVALGDLCFLLALRFVSAGVVSEARSPRRGFANALWFLFLSLLQLKLFFVCQNYRQERRPPDPLARKTLTLLLSVCLPSLFLILTGADYMTPLRRKQEVRSRLLWVVVDLLDVLDLQAGLWEVQGSVGVPLWVEGIVFFYCYVLLLLLPCVSLTELGAAALPAARKEAIYPWLSLVTINVFTLVPRGVGMLWYRDPRVSTVFLGKNLLALAVKLSSAWERHKKGSRGLAGAGATTGLGNQTRDVASEQATEQEQGCTSPVASSTRYHTLSRTHGHSHSLSHVSLDPTETSLGPAYISHEL